In Candidatus Nealsonbacteria bacterium DGGOD1a, one DNA window encodes the following:
- a CDS encoding site-2 protease family protein translates to MAEILILIFSIIALIFSVVIHEVAHGAVANSLGDPTAKYAGRLTLNPLKHFDWVGSFFLPLLLTLLRSPFIFGWAKPVPINPYNFRDQKYGQVKVAVAGVAANFALAAIFGLILRFWPVILDPVSAGFYTLAQSVVIINLGLAVFNLIPIPPLDGSHILFAFLPPSQTDFKIFLQKYGPVFLLVFIFFFLPVIWPIIAFLYQIITGVALE, encoded by the coding sequence ATGGCTGAAATTTTAATTTTAATCTTTTCAATTATCGCGCTGATTTTTTCGGTGGTTATCCACGAGGTGGCGCACGGCGCGGTGGCAAATTCGCTGGGCGATCCCACGGCAAAATACGCCGGCCGTTTAACTTTAAATCCGTTGAAGCATTTTGATTGGGTCGGGTCGTTTTTTTTGCCTTTGCTGTTGACCTTGCTGCGGTCGCCGTTCATTTTCGGATGGGCCAAGCCCGTGCCGATCAATCCTTATAATTTCCGCGACCAAAAATACGGCCAAGTCAAGGTGGCGGTCGCGGGCGTGGCCGCGAATTTCGCTCTGGCGGCGATTTTCGGTTTGATATTAAGGTTTTGGCCGGTAATTTTGGACCCGGTGAGCGCCGGTTTTTACACTTTGGCGCAGTCGGTGGTGATCATTAATTTGGGGTTGGCGGTTTTCAACCTCATTCCGATTCCGCCGCTGGACGGCTCGCATATTTTGTTCGCGTTTTTGCCGCCGTCGCAAACGGATTTCAAAATCTTTTTGCAGAAATACGGACCGGTTTTTTTGTTGGTGTTTATATTTTTCTTTTTGCCCGTTATCTGGCCGATTATCGCGTTTTTATATCAGATAATCACCGGAGTCGCGTTGGAATAA
- a CDS encoding HAD-IC family P-type ATPase — MDIFSYSTKTTDEILSKSGADLKNGLDAQTVARRRKKYGKNNIALKETAGWHIFFRQFKSAFVYLLIAAIAITFFLGEWVDALMILIFLAINGGLGFYQEFSSEKTAQLLNKFALPRAKVLRNGKTEQITADALVPGDIVILETGNRVPADLRLIETDNMIIDETILTGESAPVHKNSTTLKTKPASYGQAANLAFSGTDILKGEARGIVIATGEDTAFGQIAKLAGETIKESDFEKGIRRFSQFILKLVGITLLAVFSAHLLISRDGIDIFELVIFLVALTVSVIPEALPLVTTFSLSRGAKRLAKKKVIVKRLSAIEDLGSMEILCSDKTGTLTENRLAIADVYSQNRDQTIWMANLASSFELESRIEPFDIALEKGLSIEQKNKIKAAVKISENTFDPESRLNSAAVSVDGKIFLIKRGSSEAIIASCARLAKTEKENINEWIIRQGKQGRRVLAVACREFETGGKKNFDYDRRLSRRDFIFAGVISFVDPIKKSSFATVKQAEKLGVKIIIITGDSPEVAGAVACEIGLIETPGKVITEEQWRRANAEKRRYFLENYRVFARVTPEGKFAIIEALRGAHTIGFLGEGINDAAALKIAGVSMAVNSASDIAREASDIILLEKNLNVVIEGIREGRRIFANTAKYIKSTLASNFGNFFAVAIASLIVDFLPMLPIQILLVNLLSDAPMISISTDTVQENELKAPKKYQTNEIIIISMILGMVSTVFDFIFFSSFYRVSPEILRTNWFIGSILTELALLFSIRTTTNFLKAKRPSPPIIALSAATLILTVGLPYTAFGQEVFRFVAPAPAHLGWIFLLVFAYFAVSEAVKLLYYRNRAKA; from the coding sequence ATGGATATTTTTTCTTACTCGACAAAAACAACGGATGAGATTCTTTCAAAATCGGGCGCCGATTTAAAAAACGGCCTTGACGCGCAAACCGTCGCGCGGCGGCGAAAAAAATACGGCAAAAACAACATTGCCTTGAAAGAAACCGCGGGGTGGCATATTTTTTTCCGCCAATTCAAGTCGGCGTTCGTTTATCTCTTGATCGCGGCCATAGCCATCACCTTTTTCCTGGGCGAATGGGTCGACGCGCTGATGATCTTGATCTTTCTGGCGATCAACGGCGGTTTGGGATTCTACCAAGAATTCAGCTCGGAAAAAACCGCCCAGCTATTGAATAAATTCGCGTTGCCCCGGGCTAAAGTGTTAAGAAACGGAAAAACGGAACAAATAACCGCCGATGCCTTGGTTCCCGGAGACATAGTGATACTTGAAACCGGCAACCGGGTACCGGCCGATTTGCGGTTGATCGAAACGGACAATATGATTATTGACGAAACGATTTTGACCGGCGAATCGGCTCCGGTTCATAAAAATTCCACAACCCTGAAAACAAAACCTGCCTCTTACGGTCAAGCCGCCAACTTGGCGTTTTCGGGCACCGACATCCTTAAAGGCGAAGCGCGCGGCATAGTAATCGCCACGGGCGAGGATACGGCTTTCGGCCAAATCGCCAAACTGGCCGGTGAAACAATAAAAGAAAGCGATTTCGAAAAAGGCATCCGGCGTTTTTCGCAATTCATTTTGAAACTGGTCGGAATAACGCTTTTGGCGGTTTTCTCCGCCCATTTGCTTATCAGCCGCGACGGCATCGATATTTTTGAACTGGTAATTTTTTTGGTGGCTTTGACCGTAAGCGTCATTCCCGAAGCCCTGCCGCTGGTAACCACCTTTTCCCTGTCTCGAGGCGCCAAACGGCTGGCAAAGAAAAAAGTCATCGTCAAGCGACTGTCCGCGATTGAAGATTTGGGAAGCATGGAAATCCTGTGCAGCGACAAAACAGGCACATTGACGGAAAACCGCCTGGCGATCGCCGATGTTTATTCGCAAAACCGCGATCAAACAATATGGATGGCCAATCTGGCGTCTTCATTTGAATTGGAATCGAGAATTGAACCGTTTGACATCGCACTGGAAAAAGGATTGTCCATCGAACAAAAAAATAAAATCAAAGCGGCGGTTAAAATATCGGAAAATACTTTCGATCCCGAATCAAGGTTGAATTCGGCGGCGGTTTCGGTCGATGGCAAGATTTTTCTGATCAAAAGAGGCTCTTCGGAAGCGATTATCGCGTCGTGCGCAAGGTTGGCGAAAACCGAGAAAGAGAATATCAATGAATGGATAATCCGGCAGGGCAAACAAGGCCGCCGGGTTTTGGCCGTTGCCTGCCGGGAATTCGAAACCGGCGGCAAAAAAAACTTCGACTATGACCGCCGGCTTTCCCGGCGCGATTTTATATTTGCCGGAGTTATTTCCTTTGTTGATCCGATCAAAAAAAGCTCGTTTGCCACCGTCAAACAAGCGGAAAAACTCGGCGTCAAGATAATCATTATAACCGGCGACAGTCCCGAAGTCGCCGGAGCGGTCGCTTGCGAGATTGGTTTGATCGAAACGCCGGGAAAAGTGATAACCGAAGAGCAGTGGCGCCGGGCAAACGCCGAAAAACGCCGTTATTTTTTGGAAAATTACCGCGTGTTCGCCCGCGTCACGCCCGAAGGAAAATTCGCGATCATTGAGGCGTTGCGCGGCGCGCATACGATCGGCTTCTTGGGAGAAGGCATCAATGACGCCGCGGCGTTGAAAATCGCCGGCGTATCGATGGCGGTCAACAGCGCCTCCGATATCGCGCGCGAAGCCTCGGATATTATTTTGTTGGAAAAGAATTTGAATGTCGTCATCGAAGGCATCAGAGAAGGCCGCCGAATATTTGCCAATACCGCCAAATACATAAAATCAACGCTGGCATCCAATTTTGGAAATTTCTTCGCCGTGGCTATCGCTTCCTTGATAGTCGATTTCCTGCCAATGCTTCCGATCCAAATACTGCTGGTCAATTTGCTGTCCGACGCCCCGATGATCTCGATTTCCACCGATACGGTTCAGGAAAATGAACTCAAAGCGCCCAAAAAATATCAAACCAACGAAATTATCATCATTTCCATGATCCTGGGTATGGTCAGCACGGTTTTCGACTTTATATTTTTCTCGTCTTTTTACCGCGTCTCCCCGGAAATCCTGCGAACCAATTGGTTCATCGGCAGTATTTTGACGGAATTGGCGCTGTTGTTTTCCATCCGCACCACAACAAATTTTTTGAAAGCAAAACGCCCTTCGCCGCCGATAATCGCCTTGAGCGCCGCCACTTTAATTCTGACCGTCGGCCTTCCCTATACGGCTTTCGGACAGGAAGTCTTCCGATTCGTCGCGCCGGCGCCGGCTCATCTGGGATGGATATTTTTGCTGGTGTTCGCGTATTTCGCCGTTTCCGAAGCGGTAAAATTGCTTTATTACAGAAACCGGGCAAAAGCTTAA
- a CDS encoding nucleoside monophosphate kinase, with product MDFPIFKTKMEGKEQKFNLTDAKERKDYFYYKAGEEIEKLKEYVKDNTFIVYLLGKKNSGKGTYSKMLAELLGADKLEHFSVGDMIRAISKDIQDESKKREITEYLKKNYRGWIAVEKLIPAIEGRDTKTLLPTELILALIKMEIAKKSKKTIFIDGFPRDMDQVSYSLFFRELIGARDDADIMAFIDVPTNVIAGRIAGRRICPACNTSRNLGLLPTANVDYDEKTEEFYLICDNPACSGFGKQKLVAKEGDELGIEPIRQRLETDQKLMEKAMELHGLPKMFLRNAIPVEAAKDYVDDYELTSGYTYEWDAANKKVVVKESPWTVKDDEGRLSVSLQAPAVAVSLIKQLVQTLGL from the coding sequence ATGGATTTCCCAATATTCAAAACCAAAATGGAAGGCAAGGAGCAAAAATTCAATTTAACCGACGCCAAGGAGCGCAAGGATTATTTTTATTACAAGGCCGGGGAGGAAATCGAAAAGTTGAAGGAATATGTCAAGGATAACACTTTTATTGTTTATCTTTTGGGCAAAAAAAATTCCGGCAAAGGCACTTATTCCAAAATGCTGGCCGAATTGCTGGGCGCCGACAAACTTGAGCATTTTTCCGTGGGCGATATGATCCGCGCGATTTCCAAGGATATTCAAGATGAATCCAAGAAACGGGAAATTACCGAATACCTTAAGAAAAATTATCGCGGCTGGATCGCGGTGGAAAAATTGATCCCGGCCATTGAAGGCCGCGACACAAAAACGCTTTTGCCGACCGAATTGATCCTGGCCCTGATTAAAATGGAGATCGCCAAGAAATCAAAGAAAACGATTTTCATCGACGGATTTCCGCGCGATATGGACCAAGTGTCTTATTCGCTGTTTTTCCGCGAGCTTATCGGCGCCCGCGACGATGCGGATATTATGGCGTTTATCGATGTGCCGACCAATGTGATCGCCGGCCGCATCGCCGGCCGCCGGATTTGTCCGGCCTGCAACACATCGCGCAATTTAGGATTGTTGCCCACGGCTAATGTCGATTACGATGAAAAAACGGAAGAATTTTATTTGATTTGCGACAATCCGGCGTGTTCCGGTTTCGGCAAGCAAAAATTGGTGGCCAAGGAAGGCGACGAGTTGGGGATCGAGCCCATCCGCCAGCGTTTGGAGACCGACCAGAAATTAATGGAAAAAGCCATGGAATTGCACGGCCTCCCCAAAATGTTTTTGCGCAATGCCATACCGGTTGAAGCCGCCAAGGATTATGTCGACGACTATGAATTGACTTCGGGTTACACTTACGAGTGGGATGCCGCCAACAAGAAGGTGGTTGTCAAAGAAAGCCCCTGGACCGTGAAAGACGACGAAGGCCGCCTTTCCGTGAGCCTCCAAGCCCCGGCCGTGGCCGTCTCGCTGATCAAACAACTGGTGCAAACTCTTGGCCTTTAG
- a CDS encoding MBL fold metallo-hydrolase, whose translation MEKPGENSRKAGEKQDQWIKWLVLGLALANLFVWLAVIGNSQRRYLEVKFFDVGQGDAAFAQLPNGVQILIDGGPGGAVLEKLGSAMPFYDRDIDWVVLSHADRDHLSGLLAVLKNYQVRNIIWSGVAKDNAESEEWSDLIVGEGANVVIARPGRMLVLGADPDCVLKILAPAAGDLNSGQSANNSSVVARLVYGRRSFLFTGDATVKGEKAALSVDPEPADVLKVAHHGSKTSADEAFTAALFPAAAVISAGSNNSYGHPHQETLDLLAKYDIKTLRTDQNGDIMFKTDGNLLFLKTEK comes from the coding sequence ATGGAGAAACCGGGCGAAAATTCGCGAAAAGCGGGCGAAAAACAAGATCAATGGATAAAATGGCTGGTTTTGGGATTGGCGCTGGCCAATTTGTTTGTTTGGCTGGCGGTGATTGGCAATTCGCAGAGGCGGTATCTTGAAGTGAAATTTTTTGATGTGGGCCAGGGAGACGCGGCTTTCGCTCAATTGCCCAACGGAGTTCAGATTTTGATTGATGGCGGACCCGGCGGCGCGGTGTTGGAGAAGTTGGGGTCCGCGATGCCATTTTATGACCGCGATATTGATTGGGTGGTCTTATCCCATGCCGATCGCGATCATCTGTCCGGATTGCTGGCGGTGCTTAAGAATTATCAAGTGCGCAATATCATTTGGTCGGGAGTCGCCAAAGATAACGCGGAAAGCGAAGAATGGAGCGATTTGATCGTCGGGGAAGGCGCCAATGTGGTGATCGCGCGGCCGGGCCGGATGCTTGTTCTCGGGGCTGATCCCGATTGCGTTTTGAAAATTCTGGCGCCGGCGGCGGGCGATTTAAATTCCGGCCAAAGCGCCAATAATTCTTCGGTGGTGGCGCGCTTGGTTTACGGCCGGAGATCGTTTTTATTCACGGGCGATGCCACCGTTAAGGGAGAAAAAGCCGCGCTTTCGGTCGATCCCGAACCGGCCGATGTTTTGAAAGTGGCGCACCACGGAAGCAAGACTTCGGCCGACGAGGCGTTTACCGCGGCGCTGTTTCCCGCCGCGGCCGTGATTTCCGCGGGATCGAACAACTCTTACGGACATCCGCATCAAGAGACCTTGGATTTGTTGGCAAAGTATGATATTAAAACATTGAGAACCGACCAAAACGGCGATATTATGTTTAAAACCGATGGCAATCTCCTTTTTCTTAAAACGGAAAAGTAA
- a CDS encoding DUF5679 domain-containing protein, whose product MATIGYCVKCKAKQEMKNEKPVEMKGKGGMVRQAMTGECPVCGTKMFKIMGKAEAEAAAAA is encoded by the coding sequence ATGGCAACAATCGGATATTGCGTTAAGTGCAAGGCCAAACAGGAAATGAAGAACGAGAAACCCGTGGAGATGAAGGGCAAGGGCGGAATGGTGCGCCAGGCGATGACCGGCGAATGCCCGGTTTGCGGCACCAAGATGTTTAAAATTATGGGCAAGGCGGAGGCGGAAGCCGCGGCCGCGGCATAG
- a CDS encoding manganese-dependent inorganic pyrophosphatase, whose product MPQEKIYVIGHKSPDTDTVCSAIAYAEYLKKNKVNAVAAVCGDLNPETKFVLDYFKVGKPQKMTSASGKTLVLVDHNETGQMPEGADTARIIEVIDHHKISFQGNEPIKFRTEPVGSTATIVAGIMLADKFKITKQLAGILVSAILSDTVVFKSATTAEIDAKTAKTLGKIAKISNLKTFGIEIKKQKASLKGLTAEQILHSDYKEFDANGKKFAVGQIEVVDIREAKNRTAEILRQMESNNTENNLAFTVLMATDIINCGSQLLIAGDAAPIEKAFGKTCANNAIYMENMMSRKKDLLPPVMKAIG is encoded by the coding sequence ATGCCACAAGAAAAAATTTATGTTATCGGGCATAAATCGCCCGATACCGACACGGTTTGCTCGGCGATCGCCTATGCCGAATATCTCAAAAAAAACAAGGTTAACGCGGTGGCCGCGGTTTGCGGCGATTTGAATCCGGAAACCAAATTCGTGCTGGATTATTTCAAGGTCGGCAAACCCCAAAAAATGACTTCCGCCTCGGGAAAAACCCTGGTATTGGTCGATCATAACGAAACCGGCCAGATGCCCGAAGGCGCGGATACGGCCAGGATTATCGAAGTCATCGACCATCACAAAATTTCTTTCCAAGGGAACGAACCGATAAAATTCCGCACCGAACCGGTTGGATCAACCGCGACCATTGTCGCCGGAATAATGCTGGCCGACAAATTCAAAATCACCAAGCAATTGGCCGGGATTCTGGTTTCGGCGATATTGTCCGACACCGTGGTTTTCAAATCGGCAACCACCGCCGAAATTGACGCTAAAACCGCCAAGACGCTTGGCAAAATCGCCAAAATATCCAATTTAAAAACTTTCGGCATCGAAATCAAAAAACAAAAAGCCAGCCTGAAAGGACTTACCGCGGAACAAATTCTACATTCCGACTATAAGGAATTTGATGCTAACGGAAAGAAATTTGCCGTCGGCCAAATCGAAGTAGTGGACATAAGAGAAGCCAAAAACCGCACGGCAGAGATCCTTCGGCAAATGGAAAGCAACAATACGGAAAACAATTTGGCGTTCACCGTACTGATGGCCACCGATATCATCAATTGCGGATCCCAACTCTTAATTGCCGGCGATGCCGCGCCGATCGAAAAAGCTTTCGGCAAAACCTGCGCCAATAACGCGATTTATATGGAAAATATGATGTCTCGCAAAAAAGACCTCCTGCCGCCCGTAATGAAAGCAATCGGTTAG
- a CDS encoding riboflavin synthase: protein MFTGIITNLGKIAEITTAKLVVETGADFCAKLEIGASVAINGICLTVTVFDKSSFAVEVMPETVKRTNLQYLRIGGEVNLEMPATGESFLAGHIVQGHIDGIVQLRSITDDGNSRVLKFAVDKTLVKYIVEKGSIAVNGVSLTVIEAGNDYFTVGIIPHTWDATMFHNFKTGDFANIEVDVLAKYIEKLIKK, encoded by the coding sequence ATGTTTACCGGAATAATAACAAATTTGGGCAAAATCGCGGAAATAACCACCGCGAAATTGGTTGTTGAAACCGGCGCGGATTTTTGCGCCAAGCTGGAAATCGGCGCCAGCGTCGCGATCAACGGCATTTGCCTGACGGTCACGGTTTTTGACAAAAGTTCTTTTGCCGTGGAAGTAATGCCCGAAACCGTGAAACGCACCAATTTGCAATACCTGCGAATCGGCGGCGAAGTAAATCTGGAAATGCCGGCCACCGGAGAATCGTTTCTGGCCGGCCATATTGTCCAAGGCCACATCGACGGCATCGTCCAACTGCGGAGCATAACCGATGACGGCAACAGCCGCGTATTAAAATTTGCCGTGGATAAAACCTTAGTTAAATATATCGTCGAGAAAGGCTCAATCGCGGTCAACGGCGTTTCGTTGACCGTAATCGAAGCGGGAAACGATTATTTCACCGTCGGCATCATCCCCCACACCTGGGACGCGACCATGTTCCACAATTTCAAAACCGGAGATTTTGCCAATATCGAGGTTGATGTTCTGGCAAAATATATTGAAAAACTAATCAAAAAATAG
- the ribH gene encoding 6,7-dimethyl-8-ribityllumazine synthase — protein sequence MKDIKDIKIAVISAAFHKEVTDNLEKHCVDTLKEKGLSDSQIEITKIPGALEIPLMAKKMAKKKIYDAIIVFGAIHKGKTTHFELISRECARGCMDVSLQFEIPVIFEVLTVMDIADAMDRATREKENKGAEAALTALDMIRLM from the coding sequence ATGAAAGATATTAAAGACATAAAAATCGCCGTCATCAGCGCCGCTTTTCACAAAGAAGTCACCGATAACCTCGAAAAACATTGCGTTGACACCCTCAAAGAAAAAGGATTGTCCGACAGCCAAATCGAAATCACAAAAATTCCGGGCGCGCTGGAAATACCGCTGATGGCCAAAAAAATGGCGAAGAAAAAAATTTATGACGCGATCATCGTCTTTGGCGCGATCCACAAAGGCAAAACCACGCATTTCGAACTGATCTCGCGCGAATGCGCGCGGGGATGCATGGATGTTTCCCTGCAATTCGAAATCCCGGTAATCTTTGAAGTGCTGACCGTAATGGATATCGCCGACGCAATGGATCGCGCCACCCGCGAAAAAGAAAACAAAGGCGCCGAAGCCGCCCTGACCGCTTTGGACATGATCAGGCTGATGTAA
- a CDS encoding CapA family protein — translation MAKKKPFKVKIRDEKRARFIGAAVFTVIFGLAAFFAFFLRPNHSENDSRRDQIFATPAKTARNEIIEKEETVKIAPVTLLAFGDLLLDRYIKREIDRKGADYPFENIKDFLAGNDLVLANLEGSFTDFKPRPLDPNNTSFTFDPALAKALKDSGFNIVNLANNHVRDFGKDGFAQSRAYLDKAGISYFGDFYNEGPALVKNINGLKIAFIGYNEFGDPAIAGTLAKIKDARGSADFVIVYAHWGAEYQTNFWPGSQVKGRQFIDAGADAVLGGHPHVVQPIEIYKGKPIFYSLGNFLFDQIFSDEVRHGLAVKLIFDKDKIKYNLYSTEMKNFQVSFSSEEKRGEVLSWIAQNSVASENMKAQTGVGKFIIQN, via the coding sequence ATGGCAAAAAAGAAACCGTTTAAGGTTAAAATCAGAGACGAAAAGCGCGCGCGATTTATCGGAGCGGCTGTTTTCACGGTGATTTTCGGCCTGGCCGCGTTTTTTGCTTTTTTCTTGCGGCCTAACCATTCGGAAAACGATAGCCGCCGGGATCAGATTTTTGCGACCCCGGCAAAGACAGCGAGAAATGAAATTATCGAAAAAGAAGAGACTGTTAAAATCGCGCCGGTAACTTTGCTGGCGTTTGGTGATTTGTTGCTTGACCGTTATATCAAGCGGGAGATTGACCGCAAGGGCGCGGATTATCCGTTTGAAAATATCAAAGATTTTTTGGCGGGCAATGATCTGGTTCTGGCGAATTTGGAAGGATCGTTCACGGATTTTAAGCCGCGGCCGCTGGATCCGAACAATACCAGTTTCACTTTTGACCCGGCGTTGGCGAAGGCGCTCAAGGATAGCGGATTTAATATCGTTAATTTGGCCAATAATCATGTGCGGGATTTCGGCAAAGACGGTTTTGCGCAATCGCGGGCGTATTTGGACAAAGCGGGCATCAGTTATTTCGGCGATTTTTACAATGAGGGGCCGGCATTGGTAAAAAATATCAACGGATTGAAAATCGCCTTTATCGGCTATAACGAATTCGGCGATCCGGCGATCGCGGGCACGCTGGCTAAAATTAAAGATGCGCGGGGCAGTGCGGATTTTGTGATTGTTTACGCCCATTGGGGCGCGGAATACCAGACAAATTTTTGGCCGGGTTCCCAAGTTAAGGGCCGCCAATTTATCGACGCGGGCGCGGACGCGGTTTTGGGCGGTCATCCGCATGTGGTCCAGCCAATCGAAATCTACAAAGGCAAACCCATATTTTATTCGCTGGGCAATTTCCTGTTTGACCAGATATTCTCTGACGAAGTGCGCCACGGCTTGGCCGTTAAATTGATTTTCGACAAAGACAAAATCAAATATAATCTGTATTCCACGGAAATGAAAAATTTCCAAGTCAGTTTTTCAAGCGAAGAGAAAAGGGGTGAAGTATTATCCTGGATAGCCCAAAATTCGGTCGCTTCAGAGAATATGAAGGCTCAGACAGGAGTCGGAAAATTTATTATCCAAAATTAA
- a CDS encoding glycosyltransferase family 2 protein, protein MINDLSIIIPCHPSDICDIGRMLESLRRQTRLPEEVIVALSETSEKDGSVLEEKYSKYPFPVKFRVIGEKQFAGQNRNRGARLAAHNILVFCDADDECHPQKIEITKDVFLKYDPKLFLHGFKRDGRGFEKYDKDEIPFVFSRQLIDFTFGNPPKKDNSKFIFIDRPAEEKWIEGAHPHHGYAAVRRDVFEEVEYNDLRIGEDTAFCLDVLWKFKSAVYADVSLVNYRCAKNKNDG, encoded by the coding sequence ATGATCAATGATTTATCAATTATCATTCCTTGCCATCCTTCCGATATTTGCGACATCGGGAGAATGCTGGAGAGTTTGCGCCGCCAAACCCGCCTTCCGGAAGAGGTTATCGTCGCTTTGAGCGAAACATCGGAAAAAGACGGTTCCGTTCTCGAAGAAAAGTATTCGAAATATCCTTTTCCCGTGAAGTTTCGCGTTATCGGCGAAAAACAGTTCGCGGGCCAGAATCGGAACAGAGGAGCCAGGCTGGCCGCGCATAATATCTTGGTTTTTTGCGATGCCGACGACGAGTGCCATCCGCAGAAAATCGAGATAACCAAAGATGTTTTTCTGAAATACGATCCAAAATTATTTTTGCACGGTTTCAAAAGGGACGGCCGCGGGTTTGAAAAGTACGACAAAGATGAAATTCCGTTTGTTTTCAGCCGGCAGCTGATTGATTTCACTTTTGGCAATCCTCCCAAAAAAGACAATTCCAAATTTATTTTTATCGACCGGCCGGCGGAAGAAAAATGGATAGAGGGGGCTCATCCGCATCACGGGTACGCGGCGGTGCGCCGGGATGTTTTTGAGGAAGTTGAATATAACGATTTGCGTATCGGCGAAGATACCGCTTTTTGCCTTGATGTTTTGTGGAAATTCAAAAGCGCGGTTTACGCCGATGTCAGCCTGGTAAATTATAGATGCGCCAAGAACAAAAATGACGGATAA
- a CDS encoding glycosyltransferase family 4 protein has product MKILTSIHFHKIAGITHYVLSLADYIKATYEKEEVELIGVDITRADGGREKSLVNISGEKNWKLYSISIPFENIGDLAKAAGNLGEFESSMESVILEYEKVIAAEKPDIILLSGTYHLVWCLYIAAVRARAKKIVLHYHGVISREVEKYEERARNIYREMEKSYLDDSVFYIFPSNIAREAAEKEVFGRPLKKCKILPNPVPLYFFKNTSKIGELANCPLPELAGRSGINAGFVMRWTHEKNPRFIARLAKFNSSAGGKLNICAVASLNPRSRIYAKLKKDIKFVAPMLNKELARFYRMMDVVICPSHFETYGNIAMEAVACGTPALISPNMGVAEQFRRFGLESFIVGFENTNNVFDKIETAAERRVGRESRAELKRNLGSDVIFKQLLGLLGEL; this is encoded by the coding sequence ATGAAAATATTAACAAGCATCCATTTCCATAAAATCGCGGGTATAACGCATTATGTTCTTTCTTTGGCGGATTACATCAAGGCAACATATGAAAAAGAAGAAGTCGAACTGATCGGCGTTGATATCACGCGGGCCGACGGCGGCCGAGAAAAATCGCTGGTTAACATTTCCGGAGAAAAAAATTGGAAGCTTTATTCGATTTCGATCCCGTTTGAAAATATCGGCGATTTGGCAAAAGCGGCCGGCAATCTCGGGGAATTTGAATCATCGATGGAAAGCGTTATCCTCGAATACGAAAAAGTGATCGCGGCGGAAAAGCCGGATATAATCCTTCTTAGCGGCACATATCATCTGGTTTGGTGTCTGTACATCGCGGCCGTTAGGGCGCGCGCGAAAAAAATAGTTTTGCATTACCACGGGGTGATTTCCAGAGAAGTCGAAAAGTATGAAGAAAGGGCGCGGAACATTTACCGCGAAATGGAAAAAAGCTATCTTGACGATAGCGTGTTTTATATTTTTCCTTCGAATATCGCGCGCGAAGCCGCGGAAAAAGAAGTGTTTGGCCGGCCATTGAAAAAATGCAAAATCCTCCCGAATCCGGTACCTTTGTATTTTTTTAAAAATACTTCAAAAATCGGAGAACTCGCCAACTGCCCTTTGCCGGAACTGGCTGGAAGAAGCGGCATCAACGCGGGATTTGTTATGCGCTGGACACACGAGAAAAATCCCCGTTTCATCGCCAGGCTCGCGAAATTCAATTCGTCGGCAGGAGGGAAATTAAATATCTGCGCGGTCGCGAGCCTTAATCCTCGAAGCAGGATTTATGCCAAATTAAAAAAAGACATAAAATTCGTCGCTCCGATGCTGAATAAAGAACTGGCGCGTTTTTACAGGATGATGGATGTCGTAATTTGTCCTTCGCATTTTGAAACTTACGGCAATATCGCCATGGAAGCGGTCGCTTGCGGCACGCCCGCGCTGATCAGCCCCAATATGGGGGTGGCCGAACAATTCCGGCGCTTCGGGCTGGAATCGTTTATCGTCGGTTTTGAAAATACAAATAATGTTTTCGATAAAATAGAAACCGCCGCGGAGCGCCGGGTCGGACGGGAGTCGCGCGCCGAATTAAAACGCAATTTGGGCTCGGATGTAATTTTCAAACAGCTCTTGGGCTTGCTCGGCGAGTTGTGA